The following proteins come from a genomic window of Suricata suricatta isolate VVHF042 chromosome 5, meerkat_22Aug2017_6uvM2_HiC, whole genome shotgun sequence:
- the VWA5B2 gene encoding von Willebrand factor A domain-containing protein 5B2 isoform X4 produces the protein MPGLYCPSSWTPLPLTDSWVRACANGPCLSLRARLTYHNPQPQPVDGVFVYPLAEAEVVSGFEAEAAGRRVSFQLQSRRRLQAACCRALGPALGASTPRRCAQGHLVLDLAQARSTLVLPTGLINAAGTMTVTLRSSRELPSRPDGVLCVALPSVLTPLASPGPLGPPRPPGLCDDRLGLCPTSCFGVGSPQEEGLAWEEPAAPQDVFSGPARCPAPYTFSFEMLVTGPCLLAGLESPSHALRADAPPHASSAATICVTLAEGHRCDRSLEILLHPSEPHQPHLMLEAGSLSSAEYEAQVRARRDFQRLQRRDSDGDRQVWFLQRRFHKDILLNPVLVLSFCPDLSSTPRNLGAATRELLFLLDGSSVAHKDAIVLAVKSLPPQTLINLAMFGTSVQPLFPESRPCSDDTVRLICENLETLQAACGPPDVLAALNWAMGQPQHRAHPRQLFLLTAASPMATATHQTLELMRWHKGTARCFSFGLGPACHQLLQGLSALSRGQAYFPRPGERLQPMLVQALRKALEPALSDISVDWFVPDAVEALLTPREIPALYPGDQLLGYCSLFRVDGFRSRTPGGQEPGWQSLGGSVFPSPEEAPSATSPGTEPTGTSEPLGTGTVSAELCSPCAAGDSEQTGTDALTDPVTDPGPNPSSDTAIWRRIFQSSYIREQYVLTHCSASPEPGPGSIGSSESPGSQGPGSPEGTAPLRPPSQQGCRNLAWGEPAGSFSCPLPLPPLAPVKSGALSAEVLGRQRRAALAGWSLSSPLGQGNSVPGRPRHPSLGTAPDGPGPESGQQLGQAQDDSGNLLSPAPMDWDMLMEPPFLFTALPPNGESAPPAVALPPQAPRCHVVIRALCGEQPMCWEVGVGLETLWGPSDDGSLPPSPPQRESAWDQALHRLTAASVVRDNEQLALRGGAEAMADQGHARRSWLRALQTSKVSSAPSCFTCPVAVDATTREVLPSALQVRSSELAEPQSTSASLGQLDATPLPTAVHAKGLQGGSVVGGWNPDQNGDSKSATRSPHRLPSQPPSRLNLGGGRARGSDSHRLCSPGQGQAGDSNSEGSNHDYLPLVRLQEAPGSFRLDAPFCAAVHIPQERLCRASPFAVHRASLSPTSASSPWALLGPGVGQGDSATASCSPSPSSGSEGPGQADSGRGSDTEASEGTEGLGGTDLRGRTWATAVALAWLEHCCAAAFGEWELAAAKADCWLRAQHLPDGLDLAALKAAARGLFLLLRHWDQNLQLHLLCYSPANV, from the exons ATGCCCGGCCTGTACTGCCCCTCCAGCTGGACGCCGCTGCCCCTCACCGACTCCTGGGTCCGGGCCTGCGCCAACGGCCCCTGCCTCAGCCTGCGGGCCCGGCTCACCTACCACAACCCGCAGCCGCAGCCGGTGGACG GCGTGTTTGTGTACCCGTTGGCTGAGGCCGAAGTGGTCTCGGGCTTCGAGGCGGAGGCGGCGGGACGGCGCGTCTCGTTTCAGCTGCAGAGCCGGCGACGTTTGCAGGCCGCTTGCTGCCGCGCGCTGGGCCCCGCGTTGGGGGCCTCCACGCCCCGCCGCTGCGCGCAGG GTCATCTTGTGTTGGATCTGGCCCAGGCCCGGTCCACACTGGTGCTGCCCACAGGCCTCATCAACGCGGCCGGCACCATGACAGTGACCCTGCGCAGCAGCCGGGAGTTGCCCTCAAGGCCTGATGGGGTGCTGTGTGTGGCTCTGCCCTCTGTGCTCACCCCACTGGCTTCACCAGGCCCACTGGGCCCCCCCAGGCCTCCGGGGCTCTGTGACGACAGGTTGGGCCTATG CCCTACCAGCTGCTTCGGGGTGGGCAGCCCTCAGGAGGAAGGGTTGGCCTGGGAGGAGCCAGCGGCCCCTCAGGATGTGTTCTCAGGCCCTGCCCGCTGCCCTGCCCCGTACACCTTCTCCTTCGAGATGCTGGTCACTGGGCCATGCCTGCTGGCAG gccTGGAgagcccctctcatgctcttcgGGCAGATGCCCCACCTCATGCCAGCTCTGCAGCCACCATCTGTGTCACATTAGCAGAGGGCCACCGCTGTGACCGGTCGTTGGAGATTCTCCTGCACCCCAGTG AGCCCCACCAGCCACACCTGATGCTAGAGGCCGGCAGCCTGAGCTCAGCAGAATATGAGGCCCAGGTGAGGGCCCGCCGGGACTTCCAGAGGCTACAGCGAAGAGACAGTGATGGGGACCGGCAG GTGTGGTTCCTGCAACGACGCTTCCACAAGGACATCCTGCTAAACCCCGTGCTGGTGCTGAGCTTCTGCCCAGACCTGAGCTCTACGCCTAGAAACCTGGGAGCGGCTACACGGGAGCTTCTCTTTCTGCTGGATGGCAGCAGTGTAGCGCACAAG gATGCCATTGTTTTGGCTGTGAAGTCACTACCACCACAGACGCTCATCAACCTGGCCATGTTTGGCACATCGGTGCAGCCCCTCTTCCCAGAGAGCCGGCCCTGCAGTGAT gaCACCGTGAGGCTGATATGTGAGAACCTTGAGACCCTGCAGGCTGCGTGTGGTCCTCCAGATGTGCTGGCTGCACTGAACTGGGCCATGGGGCagccccagcacagggcccacccTCGGCAGCTGTTCCTCCTGACTGCTGCCTCGCCCATGGCCACTGCTACCCATCAAACCCTGGAGCTCATGAGGTGGCACAAGGGGACAGCCAG GTGCTTCTCCTTTGGGTTGGGGCCTGCCTGCCACCAGCTGCTCCAGGGTCTGTCTGCCCTCAGCAGGGGCCAGGCCTACTTCCCAAGGCCTGGGGAGAGGCTGCAGCCCATG CTGGTGCAGGCTCTGCGGAaggcactggagcctgctttgagcgACATCTCTGTGGACTGGTTTGTGCCTGATGCGGTGGAGGCACTGCTGACCCCCCGGGAGATCCCAGCACTCTACCCTGGGGACCAGCTGCTCGGTTACTGCTCACTCTTCAGGGTGGATGGCTTCCGGTCCCGCACCCCAGGG GGCCAAGAACCTGGCTGGCAGAGCTTGGGAGGCTCCGTGTTCCCATCCCCAGAGGAGGCACCATCTGCCACCAGTCCTGGCACTGAGCCCACTGGCACCTCAGAGCCATTGGGAACGGGCACTGTGTCAGCGGAGCTGTGCAGCCCATGCGCTGCTGGGGACTCAGAGCAGA CAGGTACTGATGCTCTGACAGACCCAGTCACAGACCCTGGACCCAATCCCTCCTCTGACACAGCCATATGGCGCCGCATCTTCCAGTCATCGTACATCCGGGAGCAGTATGTGCTCACTCACTgctctgccagcccagagccaggtCCAGGCTCCATAGGCAGCAGCGAGTCCCCTGGCTCCCAGGGCCCTGGCTCCCCTGAGGGCACTGCTCCCCTGCGTCCCCCTTCTCAGCAGGGCTGCCGCAACCTGGCCTGGGGAGAACCTGCAGGCTCCTTCTCCTGTCCCCTGCCTCTACCCCCACTGGCTCCAGTCAAG TCTGGGGCCTTGAGTGCTGAGGTGCTGGGTCGTCAACGCAGAGCAGCTCTGGCTGGCTGGAGCCTCTCATCCCCCCTAGGCCAGGGGAACTCAGTCCCTGGCCGTCCCCGGCACCCCTCTCTGGGCACAGCGCCAGATGGGCCAGGCCCTGAGTCCGGGCAGCAGCTGGGACAGGCCCAGGATGACTCAG gAAATCTGCTCTCCCCGGCCCCCATGGACTGGGACATGTTGATGGAACCCCCCTTCTTATTCACAGCTCTGCCCCCCAATGGGGAGTCAGCCCCTCCAGCAGTGGCACTGCCTccccaggctccacgctgccatgTGGTGATCCGGGCCCTGTGTGGGGAGCAGCCTATGTGCTGGGAGGTGGGTGTTGGGCTAGAGACATTATGGGGACCTAGTGATGACGGCTCACTGCCCCCGTCACCCCCTCAAAGAGAAAGTGCTTGGGACCAGGCACTCCATCGGCTGACAGCAGCCTCCGTGGTCCGGGACAATGAGCAGCTGGCTCTCCGTGGAGGGGCTGAGGCCATGGCTGATCAAG GCCATGCCCGGAGGTCCTGGCTCCGAGCCCTTCAGACGAGCAAGGtcagctctgccccttcctgcttcaCCTGCCCTGTAGCTGTGGATGCTACCACCAGGGAGGTCCTACCCTCAGCCCTGCAGGTGCGGAGCTCAG AGCTAGCTGAGCCCCAGAGCACTTCTGCCTCTCTGGGCCAACTAGATGCAACTCCTCTGCCTACAGCTGTCCACGCTAAAG GGCTTCAGGGAGGCTCTGTGGTAGGTGGCTGGAACCCAGACCAAAATGGTGACTCCAAGTCAGCCACCAGAAGTCCTCATCGcctgccctcccagcctccctcaaGGCTCAACCTGGGCGGTGGGAGGGCCAGAGGCTCTGACAGCCACAGACTCTGCAGCCCTGGCCAGGGCCAGGCTGGTGACAGCAACAGTGAAGGCAGCAACCATGACTACTTGCCGTTG GTGCGGCTGCAGGAGGCACCAGGCTCCTTCCGCCTGGACGCACCCTTCTGTGCAGCGGTACACATCCCACAGGAGCGCCTGTGCCGCGCTTCACCCTTTGCCGTGCACCGCGCCAGCCTCAGCCCCACCTCAGCCTCCTCTCCCTGGGCACTTCTGGGACCTGGTGTTGGCCAGGGCGACAGTGCCACGGCCTCCTGCAGCCCATctcccagctcaggctctgagGGTCCAGGCCAGGCAGACAGTGGACGGGGCTCAGACACTGAGGCCTCAGAAGGCACAGAAGGGCTGGGAGGTACAGACCTGCGGGGTCGGACGTGGGCCACTGCTGTGGCACTGGCATGGCTGGAGCATTGCTGTGCCGCCGCCTTTGGCGAGTGGGAACTGGCAGCAGCTAAAGCTGACTGTTGGCTGCGGGCCCAGCACCTACCTGATGGCCTTGACCTGGCTGCCCTCAAAGCCGCAGCCCGGGGTCTCTTCCTGCTACTCCGCCACTGGGATCAGAACCTGCAGCTACACCTGCTGTGCTACAGCCCTGCAAATGTGTGA
- the VWA5B2 gene encoding von Willebrand factor A domain-containing protein 5B2 isoform X5, whose translation MPGLYCPSSWTPLPLTDSWVRACANGPCLSLRARLTYHNPQPQPVDGVFVYPLAEAEVVSGFEAEAAGRRVSFQLQSRRRLQAACCRALGPALGASTPRRCAQGHLVLDLAQARSTLVLPTGLINAAGTMTVTLRSSRELPSRPDGVLCVALPSVLTPLASPGPLGPPRPPGLCDDRLGLCPTSCFGVGSPQEEGLAWEEPAAPQDVFSGPARCPAPYTFSFEMLVTGPCLLAGLESPSHALRADAPPHASSAATICVTLAEGHRCDRSLEILLHPSEPHQPHLMLEAGSLSSAEYEAQVRARRDFQRLQRRDSDGDRQVWFLQRRFHKDILLNPVLVLSFCPDLSSTPRNLGAATRELLFLLDGSSVAHKDAIVLAVKSLPPQTLINLAMFGTSVQPLFPESRPCSDDTVRLICENLETLQAACGPPDVLAALNWAMGQPQHRAHPRQLFLLTAASPMATATHQTLELMRWHKGTARCFSFGLGPACHQLLQGLSALSRGQAYFPRPGERLQPMLVQALRKALEPALSDISVDWFVPDAVEALLTPREIPALYPGDQLLGYCSLFRVDGFRSRTPGGQEPGWQSLGGSVFPSPEEAPSATSPGTEPTGTSEPLGTGTVSAELCSPCAAGDSEQSTDALTDPVTDPGPNPSSDTAIWRRIFQSSYIREQYVLTHCSASPEPGPGSIGSSESPGSQGPGSPEGTAPLRPPSQQGCRNLAWGEPAGSFSCPLPLPPLAPVKSGALSAEVLGRQRRAALAGWSLSSPLGQGNSVPGRPRHPSLGTAPDGPGPESGQQLGQAQDDSGNLLSPAPMDWDMLMEPPFLFTALPPNGESAPPAVALPPQAPRCHVVIRALCGEQPMCWEVGVGLETLWGPSDDGSLPPSPPQRESAWDQALHRLTAASVVRDNEQLALRGGAEAMADQGHARRSWLRALQTSKVSSAPSCFTCPVAVDATTREVLPSALQVRSSELAEPQSTSASLGQLDATPLPTAVHAKGLQGGSVVGGWNPDQNGDSKSATRSPHRLPSQPPSRLNLGGGRARGSDSHRLCSPGQGQAGDSNSEGSNHDYLPLVRLQEAPGSFRLDAPFCAAVHIPQERLCRASPFAVHRASLSPTSASSPWALLGPGVGQGDSATASCSPSPSSGSEGPGQADSGRGSDTEASEGTEGLGGTDLRGRTWATAVALAWLEHCCAAAFGEWELAAAKADCWLRAQHLPDGLDLAALKAAARGLFLLLRHWDQNLQLHLLCYSPANV comes from the exons ATGCCCGGCCTGTACTGCCCCTCCAGCTGGACGCCGCTGCCCCTCACCGACTCCTGGGTCCGGGCCTGCGCCAACGGCCCCTGCCTCAGCCTGCGGGCCCGGCTCACCTACCACAACCCGCAGCCGCAGCCGGTGGACG GCGTGTTTGTGTACCCGTTGGCTGAGGCCGAAGTGGTCTCGGGCTTCGAGGCGGAGGCGGCGGGACGGCGCGTCTCGTTTCAGCTGCAGAGCCGGCGACGTTTGCAGGCCGCTTGCTGCCGCGCGCTGGGCCCCGCGTTGGGGGCCTCCACGCCCCGCCGCTGCGCGCAGG GTCATCTTGTGTTGGATCTGGCCCAGGCCCGGTCCACACTGGTGCTGCCCACAGGCCTCATCAACGCGGCCGGCACCATGACAGTGACCCTGCGCAGCAGCCGGGAGTTGCCCTCAAGGCCTGATGGGGTGCTGTGTGTGGCTCTGCCCTCTGTGCTCACCCCACTGGCTTCACCAGGCCCACTGGGCCCCCCCAGGCCTCCGGGGCTCTGTGACGACAGGTTGGGCCTATG CCCTACCAGCTGCTTCGGGGTGGGCAGCCCTCAGGAGGAAGGGTTGGCCTGGGAGGAGCCAGCGGCCCCTCAGGATGTGTTCTCAGGCCCTGCCCGCTGCCCTGCCCCGTACACCTTCTCCTTCGAGATGCTGGTCACTGGGCCATGCCTGCTGGCAG gccTGGAgagcccctctcatgctcttcgGGCAGATGCCCCACCTCATGCCAGCTCTGCAGCCACCATCTGTGTCACATTAGCAGAGGGCCACCGCTGTGACCGGTCGTTGGAGATTCTCCTGCACCCCAGTG AGCCCCACCAGCCACACCTGATGCTAGAGGCCGGCAGCCTGAGCTCAGCAGAATATGAGGCCCAGGTGAGGGCCCGCCGGGACTTCCAGAGGCTACAGCGAAGAGACAGTGATGGGGACCGGCAG GTGTGGTTCCTGCAACGACGCTTCCACAAGGACATCCTGCTAAACCCCGTGCTGGTGCTGAGCTTCTGCCCAGACCTGAGCTCTACGCCTAGAAACCTGGGAGCGGCTACACGGGAGCTTCTCTTTCTGCTGGATGGCAGCAGTGTAGCGCACAAG gATGCCATTGTTTTGGCTGTGAAGTCACTACCACCACAGACGCTCATCAACCTGGCCATGTTTGGCACATCGGTGCAGCCCCTCTTCCCAGAGAGCCGGCCCTGCAGTGAT gaCACCGTGAGGCTGATATGTGAGAACCTTGAGACCCTGCAGGCTGCGTGTGGTCCTCCAGATGTGCTGGCTGCACTGAACTGGGCCATGGGGCagccccagcacagggcccacccTCGGCAGCTGTTCCTCCTGACTGCTGCCTCGCCCATGGCCACTGCTACCCATCAAACCCTGGAGCTCATGAGGTGGCACAAGGGGACAGCCAG GTGCTTCTCCTTTGGGTTGGGGCCTGCCTGCCACCAGCTGCTCCAGGGTCTGTCTGCCCTCAGCAGGGGCCAGGCCTACTTCCCAAGGCCTGGGGAGAGGCTGCAGCCCATG CTGGTGCAGGCTCTGCGGAaggcactggagcctgctttgagcgACATCTCTGTGGACTGGTTTGTGCCTGATGCGGTGGAGGCACTGCTGACCCCCCGGGAGATCCCAGCACTCTACCCTGGGGACCAGCTGCTCGGTTACTGCTCACTCTTCAGGGTGGATGGCTTCCGGTCCCGCACCCCAGGG GGCCAAGAACCTGGCTGGCAGAGCTTGGGAGGCTCCGTGTTCCCATCCCCAGAGGAGGCACCATCTGCCACCAGTCCTGGCACTGAGCCCACTGGCACCTCAGAGCCATTGGGAACGGGCACTGTGTCAGCGGAGCTGTGCAGCCCATGCGCTGCTGGGGACTCAGAGCAGA GTACTGATGCTCTGACAGACCCAGTCACAGACCCTGGACCCAATCCCTCCTCTGACACAGCCATATGGCGCCGCATCTTCCAGTCATCGTACATCCGGGAGCAGTATGTGCTCACTCACTgctctgccagcccagagccaggtCCAGGCTCCATAGGCAGCAGCGAGTCCCCTGGCTCCCAGGGCCCTGGCTCCCCTGAGGGCACTGCTCCCCTGCGTCCCCCTTCTCAGCAGGGCTGCCGCAACCTGGCCTGGGGAGAACCTGCAGGCTCCTTCTCCTGTCCCCTGCCTCTACCCCCACTGGCTCCAGTCAAG TCTGGGGCCTTGAGTGCTGAGGTGCTGGGTCGTCAACGCAGAGCAGCTCTGGCTGGCTGGAGCCTCTCATCCCCCCTAGGCCAGGGGAACTCAGTCCCTGGCCGTCCCCGGCACCCCTCTCTGGGCACAGCGCCAGATGGGCCAGGCCCTGAGTCCGGGCAGCAGCTGGGACAGGCCCAGGATGACTCAG gAAATCTGCTCTCCCCGGCCCCCATGGACTGGGACATGTTGATGGAACCCCCCTTCTTATTCACAGCTCTGCCCCCCAATGGGGAGTCAGCCCCTCCAGCAGTGGCACTGCCTccccaggctccacgctgccatgTGGTGATCCGGGCCCTGTGTGGGGAGCAGCCTATGTGCTGGGAGGTGGGTGTTGGGCTAGAGACATTATGGGGACCTAGTGATGACGGCTCACTGCCCCCGTCACCCCCTCAAAGAGAAAGTGCTTGGGACCAGGCACTCCATCGGCTGACAGCAGCCTCCGTGGTCCGGGACAATGAGCAGCTGGCTCTCCGTGGAGGGGCTGAGGCCATGGCTGATCAAG GCCATGCCCGGAGGTCCTGGCTCCGAGCCCTTCAGACGAGCAAGGtcagctctgccccttcctgcttcaCCTGCCCTGTAGCTGTGGATGCTACCACCAGGGAGGTCCTACCCTCAGCCCTGCAGGTGCGGAGCTCAG AGCTAGCTGAGCCCCAGAGCACTTCTGCCTCTCTGGGCCAACTAGATGCAACTCCTCTGCCTACAGCTGTCCACGCTAAAG GGCTTCAGGGAGGCTCTGTGGTAGGTGGCTGGAACCCAGACCAAAATGGTGACTCCAAGTCAGCCACCAGAAGTCCTCATCGcctgccctcccagcctccctcaaGGCTCAACCTGGGCGGTGGGAGGGCCAGAGGCTCTGACAGCCACAGACTCTGCAGCCCTGGCCAGGGCCAGGCTGGTGACAGCAACAGTGAAGGCAGCAACCATGACTACTTGCCGTTG GTGCGGCTGCAGGAGGCACCAGGCTCCTTCCGCCTGGACGCACCCTTCTGTGCAGCGGTACACATCCCACAGGAGCGCCTGTGCCGCGCTTCACCCTTTGCCGTGCACCGCGCCAGCCTCAGCCCCACCTCAGCCTCCTCTCCCTGGGCACTTCTGGGACCTGGTGTTGGCCAGGGCGACAGTGCCACGGCCTCCTGCAGCCCATctcccagctcaggctctgagGGTCCAGGCCAGGCAGACAGTGGACGGGGCTCAGACACTGAGGCCTCAGAAGGCACAGAAGGGCTGGGAGGTACAGACCTGCGGGGTCGGACGTGGGCCACTGCTGTGGCACTGGCATGGCTGGAGCATTGCTGTGCCGCCGCCTTTGGCGAGTGGGAACTGGCAGCAGCTAAAGCTGACTGTTGGCTGCGGGCCCAGCACCTACCTGATGGCCTTGACCTGGCTGCCCTCAAAGCCGCAGCCCGGGGTCTCTTCCTGCTACTCCGCCACTGGGATCAGAACCTGCAGCTACACCTGCTGTGCTACAGCCCTGCAAATGTGTGA